Proteins encoded in a region of the Burkholderia sp. WP9 genome:
- a CDS encoding type II 3-dehydroquinate dehydratase, with the protein MTRKLYILNGSNLNMLGVREPHIYGTTTLADIEQSCLTLADALRFDCVFRQTNSESDLIDWIQEAFLQDAALIINPAGFSFGRIPVLDAVKLVRRPVVELHITNIHARSEEYRHSTISVAATAVICGAGANGYLLAIRAIDDLWSKQP; encoded by the coding sequence ATGACTCGCAAACTTTATATCCTCAATGGTTCGAACCTGAACATGCTCGGCGTCAGGGAGCCACACATCTATGGCACCACCACGCTTGCGGACATCGAACAGAGCTGCCTGACACTCGCCGATGCGCTCAGGTTCGACTGCGTATTCCGTCAGACCAACAGCGAAAGCGACCTGATTGACTGGATTCAGGAAGCGTTTCTTCAGGATGCCGCACTGATCATCAATCCGGCCGGCTTTTCGTTCGGTCGAATTCCCGTGCTCGATGCAGTCAAGCTCGTCAGGCGGCCGGTCGTGGAATTGCATATCACCAACATCCACGCGCGCTCGGAAGAATATCGTCACTCCACCATCTCGGTCGCGGCCACGGCGGTAATCTGCGGGGCAGGAGCAAACGGATATCTGCTGGCGATCCGCGCGATTGACGATCTGTGGAGCAAGCAGCCCTGA